In Myxocyprinus asiaticus isolate MX2 ecotype Aquarium Trade chromosome 16, UBuf_Myxa_2, whole genome shotgun sequence, the genomic stretch TCCCAACTGTTCAGGGTCATCCACAGCAGGAAATTGAGTCAAATCTTGGTGCCAGCCATTACATGCCAAACCTGCTGCCAGTCTCCTCATCCCTGCACCAATGCAACTCAGCCACACAGTTGGCACCAGTCACGAGGATACAGGGCCTCAGCTGCATGGCACACCTATTACCTGACCCCACCTCAGGTTAACAGCATCTTAAAAGCTAACGAGTACAGCTTCAAAGTTCCTGAGTTTGATGGCAAAAACCTCAGTTCAGTCATGGGCTTTGACAGCAATCAGCTACCTGCAAATGCACCAATTGAGGATCGGCGAAGTGCGGCCACATGCTTACAAACCCGTGGCATGCTTTATGGTGTTTTTGATGGGCACGCGGGCTGTGCCTGTGCGCAGGCACTCAGCGAACGGCTCTTCTACTACATCGCCGTTTCATTGCTACCATACGAGACACTGGTGGAGATGGAGAATGCAGTGGAGAGCGGTCGACCACTTCACCCAGTTCTGCAGTGGCACAAGCATCCCAACGACTACTTCAGTAAGGAAGCCTCACGCCTCTACTTCTCCAGCTTGCGCACATATTGGCAGGAGCTGCTGGATCTGAGCATCCCTGGGGAGCAGCCTGATGTTGGAGAAGCGCTTGTGAGTGCCTTTAAAAGGTTGGACAATGATATATCCCTCGAAGCCCAAGTTGGTGACCCTAACGCTTTCTTGCACTACTGGGTTCTTCGCGTAGCATTCTCAGGCGCTACTGCGTGTGTTGCGCATATAGATGGTAACGAGCTGCATATCGCCAACACTGGAGATGGGCGTGCAGTGCTGGGCGTACAGGAACCCGATGGCTCTTTTTCCGCACTCACGCTTACCAATGACCACAATGCACAGAATGAATCTGAGGTGCACCGTGTGCTGTCCGAGCACCCACTTTCCGAGGCCAAAACCGTAGTTAAGCAGGATCGCCTGTTGGGATTACTCATGCCCTTTCGTGCATTTGGAGACGTAAAATTCAAGTGGAGCATCGAGCTCCAGCGTCGTGTTCTGGAGTCCGGTCCAGATCAGCTCCATGAGAACGAACACGCCAAGTTCATCCCACCCAACTACCACACGCCACCCTACCTTACAGCAAAACCAGAAGTGACACGACATCGTCTCCGTCCACAGGACCGTTTTCTGGTTCTGGGCTCGGATGGGCTGTGGGAAACATTACACAGGCAGGAGGTGGTGAGGATTGTTGGTGAGCATCTTACTGGAGTGCACCAGCAGCAGCCGGTCAGCGTTGGTGGCTTCAAGGTGACCCTGGGTCAGATGCAAGGCTTGTTGCAGGAGAGGAAAGCTCGGATCTCCTCTACATTTGAGGACCAAAATTCCGCGACACACCTGATCCGGTACGCGGTGGGGAATAATGAGTTTGGGTTGGTGGACCATGAGAGATTGTCAAAGATGCTAAGCTTGCCAGAAGAATTAGCTCGCATGTATAGAGATGATATTACGATCATTTTAGTGCAGTTTAACCCACATGTCATTGGCGGACAGTAGAACTGGACATACTGTTTGTCACATGCTTTGTTACATCTACTCTATCATCAATTCTAGTGCACAATCTCATCACTGCATTGTCGGTAATATCAGCACATCAACTATATCAGTGGAATGTATTAATCTGTGTGTATActtttatgttcatttttattcTCACACATTTATGGCAGCTGCCTTGGAGGGGAATCTTAATATATCAGCAGGTGAGCGGTTGATCCGCATTATGTTATATGTGGCAATGAATCCAAACAGAAAAAGCTGTGCTATGCCCACCACAGACATTGTTAAAtagttaaaatacaaaacataatcCAGACTGGAACTTGCATACGTGTTCAAATGTACTAATATAAATTTAAGCACACTTTGTACTCTGGAGAGACTATTAATGGTATGGATGACTGTAATATGCCAAAGTctgctttaatgtaaaaacatgtaggcttttattttttattttactaatttGTTTTGAATGAATCAATGAATGAAAAGCAAATGAATACAAAGGTCATTAAAACAGGGTGAGAGAAGGAGAGATATGCAGGGTGGCCCCCAAAAAAcagggccactatgtttgattgctcatatcttaaaaatgaataaagcCTCTAGTATAGAtgcattcttgttgttttttgaaagtatactttttttaattgttattttattttatttgatgttctaattgttggtgaccactgtagtgtgtgtttgtgtcgggtgggggggaatgtttggggggaggggtttaatgtatataattgattccgtatttttgttgtgtttgtttgtcttatgaatggaatcaataaaaattgttaataacaacaacaacaacaaaaaaaaattgcataaagccgttaacatgatttttaccgtacttctacgactttttgtCAACAACAAAATGGTCACTGTGACATCATCATGAGCAAtaacttcaaataaataaatcatttggcCCCAAAAAAGGGGCCACATGGCGAAAGAATCACCTAAGTTTACTGACACTGAAAACGTATCTAaacaatttacttatttatttgttgctcacgatgatgtcacagtgacatcatattgttgtttacaaaaagtcgtagaagtacGCCAGAAATCGTGCaaacgcctttatgcatttttaagatatgagcaatcaaacatattggcccagttttttagttttttgttttgttttttggggccACCCTGTAGAATGAGATAGAAGGCAAAATATGTCAAAATAAGTACTTTACACTTTAATGATCTGTAACTGTGATATGGCTGTTTAATAATGAGAGAAGTTGCCTTAATGTTTTATGTAAGTTGAAATGAAacgtaaatttattttatttttatttttttattttttggccaatGCCACTACTTACCctggaaaataatgtttttgggTTTGGTTTTTAGAATGGCCTTTTCTTGCTGAGGTTTTTTGTAGTGCCACTTGCAGTTGTGATCATTCTTTTTTTGATTAGTAGGTGCTCTTTCTTGTAAAACTTGCCTTTAGTAGATATTTTTTCTTCATGAATCACGTCTTGTAGTTCAAAGGTTAATTGAAACATGGTTTGCTAAACCAACCTTCTCATTATTGTTAAAATtggcgttttttatttttttttatttattttttttcacagatgTATTTGGAACCAGAGGTTGGGGCTTGCAAAGTAAGACGAAAGTTCCAGATCGTTccttaattgtcattttgacgtATGCAAAATATTTTCTCATGCCATTCTTACCTCAGTCCCACTGACAATTATGGTATATCTGTACTGATGCTGGCCATTGCTGAAATTCCTCTTTGGTTGCCTGAGGTGTGGAGGTTTGCTGGACCTGTCTGTAAGGGTAAGAACAGGTATTTTAAGAAACAAAggttaattacacacacacaaagatatacACTCAAGCTTCTTTTAAGGCATAAGCACTCAAGCTTCTTTTAAAGCATAAGCACACAAAACCCCATCTGTATGCTAACACTACACTGAAGGATTGTGTTTCTAAAGTCATTTATTTGATTGCCATGTTGAATCTTTTTTTCAAGTGTCAAAGTTTTTCTTCCCTCTCTTGGTCAGAGGGTTATTTAGCAAGGTTAAAACTATAAATCTGTGTGTGATTGTACTTTCTAGCCTGTCTTCAGGCTGTACTCTTGTGCAAGAAAGAACACGCACTGCTGATTACCACATGAAATGTTTAGAGTGATAGTCCATCAGCAAACAGTGTTATTGAGGTAATACTGTAATAAAAGTATGGTCCACAAGTTTGCAAATATGTAAATAGAGACTGCTTTATCTTGGAAAAGCAAATGCTTAATACTTGAAGTGGATATATGCTGCAGCTGAAGTTAAAAATGTAAAGTATTTTTAACAATATATAGCAGCATGTTACAAGTGTATTTAACAACATCACTCTTTGCTGGTGCGTGAACATGCCTTGTGCAAGTACCATTGCTTTTTTGTATTTAGAATgttttaataaaagtgttttaaCCAAACAAATTTCGtcgttttatttaaattatttactaAATGCAGAGTTTATGCAAACGTTGCATATTCACACTTGTCCTAAGGTGAACTTTCTGGTTAAGAAGAACTTATAGGGACATttaggctgtgtcttgtttggaaggatgtgtcctccggaggtcgcatctatcggccgcatacgtcatcgaggctgttttgtttttatttttttattgggaatgcaaaaaggttaacaattgtataaatgtaagtgcatatacataaaaggaactgacaatagataaaaaaaaaaaaaaaaaataagaaaaaaaaatgaaacgagacagccttgatgacttatgcggccgacaaatgcgacctccggaggacgcagccttccaaacgagacacagccttagtagttctctagctagcgttagcattgctcttcttcgtgtactttaagtaccgatacgacagtagtgttagacgctgtactgccatctatcgatgtggataagcatgatcgtctctgctgccccctcCAGCTCTGTGTAATTTCTAAAgctatttattactactataatataactgctttgcctaaaaacaaacgtcagaattcaagcgaacagaattctacagttaaggacagataattattgtccctcatatcaataatctgtctactgtctacatttcacgttatttctaaagacagttgaaataaacttcaattatctaacgatacagaatgttatggtaaaggcAAGATtcgaattgtttttgatgatcataTTAGCATGTACATGAATACTGTATATGAagaatttgttttgtttccaagcaaaccaatgttatggtttactcaaaatccacaTCAACggctgtgccaagctactaaacGAATGAAGCTGTATGCCGTTTCATTGAGGTGGAGGTAGATGTGATGCTGTGatcacaaagaaaagaaaatgacacaTTGCGTTTGTAAACACCACTAAAAActtctctccctgtagatgtccccctctcttatttcaaacaatttgatagcatagcgaagtccttcatttggaatggtaagcgtcccaggttaaatttcaataagttacataggccgattgacaaaggtgggttaggcctacccaagattttgttttattattatgcattcggtcttagacatttggctcattggtcgcttccacctgagagagctcctccctggttttgtattaaaaAGGAAGATCTTGTCCCtatcttgccactgcaaagcctttcgattaaacgattaaagttgcaccccgttattttgcatttgctctcgatatggacaaaggtgtccagagtgtttaattctgatatttatttaaatgtagcctcgagcatatggctgaaccctaaactatgtatcaataagtcccctttctgttggtcagattggattgtaaggggggttaaaacacttggtgacctatTTGAGAGTGgaatattgagatcttttgaaaatttgattcaacattttgggattcccagatctcaattttataagtatttacagctgcgccacctgctctgctctgtttttgggagtagcatacacccccccctagagcggcagatactctggaagtggtgattactgcttttggcaagggtcatgaggcatcagtgtattactccctgttaattcagagtctgggggacggagctttaaattctctcaaaagattatgggaggaagatttaaatttgttattggaagagggagtgtgggctaggattctaaaaaacattaagtctgcatctagagatgcaagggttcgccttatgcaatttaggattttacacagattttattggacccccctctagattgtataggcttggtcttaaggacacacccatctgctggcgatgccattctgaagatggagacacatccatgttttttgggggtgctgtaagatccaagaattttggctgaaggtgcaaagttttctgtgtgatgtgttgggcactcaggtctcgttctgccccagactctgtattttgggagatagggaggtcatggatttggaggataagtacatgaaggactgggttttgaccagtgtgataattggcaggcaggttattttgaggagtcggaagtcggatggagcaccctcgttcccggagtggtgcgcagagatggggagggtggctaccaataaaaaatggggcaattacttagcatttttgggggaatctcgaggaggggcagtggaaggagtaatttagagttttttttttagtttttagttttttaattatacttaattattattttattttatgttgttgttttagttttgtgttttttttttctgtgtgtgtgtctatattctattgaccacaggggtgttcgtgggggggtcagggtggggtgagAGTTTGGTAGgaggaggggatatagtggggggttaatgtttaaagtgtttgattcaaaatatatatatatatatatatatgttgatgtattttttgtgttaatttatgaatcaataaaaatgttaataacaaaaaaaacaacaaaaaaaaaacaccactaaaaactgtccattactaacatacatTGACTACAcacataattttaaaaagttcgaGGTAAATTTTTATGAGTTTTCtataaattccactgatactattttagagagtggtctaaacaattaataatgtattacctgaccaacaaaaaagaagcaacatcggcatcactactcatgtttttctccgtcatcaaatctttccaccttgtgtatgccgtaCAGATGTTTACTCTAATTTTTGCCTTTGCCAGTCTTTCTATCTTCTAGCTTCAGACCCTTTTCACTTCTTCAGCGGTACAGCTtctgaatctcctgttgtctctgcttTTAAAGCATGATAATAAGTATTTTCCATTGTATTCTTTTcactcttcgcatcaccaaacaacactgcgctaagcATAGACATGCGTATCTACACAGGCAGCAGCCAATTAGCGCGAGTATTctcttcttcgacgtttagtgaaacacagcggaccatgtcatttcaacatggtgaaacacattGTAATCTTTAATTAGGttgacccgcaccatgtataataaaaatgctttttatagaaaactattatgagtacagtcttcatctcatgtgaatgtacaccattcagatcactcttcacaaaaacaattcatttgtaaatgtgtaaaacattttaaattagccccaaattactgaatgcacctttaaaccaGATCAAGGTGAGCTGTTGCCAGAAGTTATAtttcattcaaaaatgtttattaaGATCTTATTAATGATTGCactcactttgtgtgtgtgtgtgtgcgtgcatgtgtgggtttgggtggtttgcaagggtattatgctatagatgtggtttatgaggacatttctagtgtacccataattcaaattgcttaaaaaaacatactaaatgcttttttgaaaatgtacaaatgcataaagttttttgtgagagttaggtttaggggtagggtgagagttaggggatagaatctatagttcgtacagtataaaaatcattatgtctatggagagtcctcataaggatagctgcaccaacgtgtatgtgtgtggtatGCTTTCCAACCAGAGCAGTTGACTCAAGGACAGTGGAAATCTCATCCTGGTGTAGGATCACACTCTGTGATTTGGCAGACTGTAAATAGGTCAGTCTATCATAAAACTTTAAATAGCAGGAGTTCAGCTCTATGGTTCTCTGATACATTTATAATGCAGTTTCACGTTTGGTTGCAAAAACAAAAGTTGCATTTTGAAAGGCAGATACGTATGTAGCCCATGGGTATCACTTAAATGTGTTCTTGCCAGTAGCCCATAGTCAGGTTGACCATTACACTGATTTCAAACTGGAACCACAATAGTCTGGGGAGATGGCTTTCTGTCACAGTGCACTGAAAATGTTTGGATTGATTGTTTTGCATTGCATTGGTATTTTGTTGTTTGCTAGAAGAGACAACTATGTTAGGGAATTGTGTTTTAAGTTTTATGAGTTGGTGtgtgaaacacatgacaagagagaaacatgatacTTTGTCATACAATCTTTCTCTATAAGACAGTGgaaatgtaacataaaaaaaacaaacattgataGTTGTTCTGAATCACGGCCCcaaaccacatcctccacagttttagcaataaatgcattgagttaatatgcattattaacaaaaattgtatatcctttattttatgcaaaattagaactttcctgacccatgacttataaaaaaaaatacatcagttgtatgttaaaaatatatttattttaattttttcgattatttgtcttctttatcttatgtatacattttggatggtttatacataaaaatttttttatataatttttatttattttatttgtttgtttgttttttttcttcacctgtactagtctttatgattgtattcattgtttgatcttactgaacatttatatagaaaaaactccacagttttaccaccatttgtggacttttcagacggtcccttaccacaccctccacagtattagcacgttttagcacaatgtgtggacttttcagatggtcccttacccaccataggcaaattttccaacttatatcaatgttaaattggcgatctgggacgatttcaccgtgacgccatctgaccagcttaaatacgggacgaaTCGCGTATTAAATATGGTACGTATTGATTCAAATTGATCCAAATGGGacacatcattttatctttaaatatggtacgatcccgtattttacgggatgggtggcaatcctaattttagggtttgttgacattacatcgtcatggcaacaaagttgtaaaattggctctaactttacacagaaaatgttagtaagcgatttttatcaatttaaaattattttaacacacagattgtttatgtattgtggctatacttttgaaacagtgagtattttaacatctatagattggccccattcacttccattgtaactgagtcacatggggtaacctcctcgtggttgcaattagtggttctggctctcaatggggcatgtggtaaattgtgcgtggatcacggagagtagcatgagcctccacatgagtctctgtggtgtcatgcacaacgagccacatgataagatgcacagattgacggtctcagaagtggaggcaactgagacttgtcctccaccccccggattgagatgagtaactgtgccaccacaaggacctactaagtagtgggaattgggcattccaaattgggagaaaaggggataaaaatgtttttaaaaaattgaaaAGGATGAGCAAGTCCAaataatgctgtcgattgagcctttTATTAGGTTTTCAGGCACAGTCTTGACTACTGCAACATTTGAATTTGAGGGAATTAGGTCAGttcaaaaaaaggaaataaaaaaaatgaaacgcaGGGGTTTTTGGGAGGTTTTAAAGGGAAATAgatcacccgaaaatgaaaattcaagaGAAGACAACATAATGGTGGGtaaatgacagagttttcatctTTCACATCTTTAATTGTCGATTTGTACTATTTGCATATTGCACAATAACCCACCGGGGGGCGCCAATCGTCAACACAAGTTTGTAGATACTTACAAGAACCATCCTCACTTTCTTCAAACATTTAGGCAAATGACTGGTGCAAAAAGCATTTCTCAGATAACCTATACGCGTCAGACacataaataatgtatattttagtTCTAACTATCTGTAATATAGCCTAATTCTTAAGCCCAACCGTTTGTATTGGCACTCTGCCTGGAAAGTATTCGTGAAATACGTTTGTGAATACGTTTGAGAGTGAGATGTTGATTCACAAATACGATCCAAGAAGGTAAACAATCACCTGAATGACGCTAAATAATGACGTAGATACCACTCTGTTTTGCTTATTTTACAAGATAAACTCTGTTCTTATCATGCAGCAAAACAAACCAGACGGTATAAAAGACTTTGAACAAACTCGGATGTACCATGAAAACGTGACTCCAATCCAGCTCTGGGTAACAACGTCGAGAATACGGACAAAAGTCCGAGATTTTGAGAATCTTCAAGGTCAAATATCggatgtttttttctttaagaaaaaaacaGCCATTAAAATGACACTCAAGTTGTGTGGTCAAACAAACTTGAATACTTTCAGCATGACAATAAAGTAgcatacaaaaatatttgcagAGAGTTTTTCCATTTTACTTTATGAATGTTATCATTCAAACAGCTCCCCCAAGTAAATGGTAGGGAGGCTATAGCACCTGTACATATGATAAATGTTATCTTTATAACACAGTTAAAAAGattaggttaaaggaatattacggggtCAATagaagttaagttcaatcgacagcattagtggcataatgttgattaccacaaaaaaaaaaaatgttcctcctttaaaaaaaaaagcaattatatGGATTTCAGTGAGACGTagtgaaatgtaaacaaaccctaaaatgactgtaaaaatgatgttttaatcaactttacagcccaaaaatacatgttttaactgaagaattaaaggaattgcttttataaaattataagcttcacagttctgcctttaaaccctccaaaattggccccaaattataaatgcctcactgaaacctcacgaaaaggaggaacaagtcgaaattattttttgtagttatcaacattatgccacaaat encodes the following:
- the LOC127454526 gene encoding pyruvate dehydrogenase [acetyl-transferring]-phosphatase 1, mitochondrial-like isoform X2 codes for the protein MAASSQLFRVIHSRKLSQILVPAITCQTCCQSPHPCTNATQPHSWHQSRGYRASAAWHTYYLTPPQVNSILKANEYSFKVPEFDGKNLSSVMGFDSNQLPANAPIEDRRSAATCLQTRGMLYGVFDGHAGCACAQALSERLFYYIAVSLLPYETLVEMENAVESGRPLHPVLQWHKHPNDYFSKEASRLYFSSLRTYWQELLDLSIPGEQPDVGEALVSAFKRLDNDISLEAQVGDPNAFLHYWVLRVAFSGATACVAHIDGNELHIANTGDGRAVLGVQEPDGSFSALTLTNDHNAQNESEVHRVLSEHPLSEAKTVVKQDRLLGLLMPFRAFGDVKFKWSIELQRRVLESGPDQLHENEHAKFIPPNYHTPPYLTAKPEVTRHRLRPQDRFLVLGSDGLWETLHRQEVVRIVGEHLTGVHQQQPVSVGGFKVTLGQMQGLLQERKARISSTFEDQNSATHLIRCIWNQRLGLAK
- the LOC127454526 gene encoding pyruvate dehydrogenase [acetyl-transferring]-phosphatase 1, mitochondrial-like isoform X1, which translates into the protein MAASSQLFRVIHSRKLSQILVPAITCQTCCQSPHPCTNATQPHSWHQSRGYRASAAWHTYYLTPPQVNSILKANEYSFKVPEFDGKNLSSVMGFDSNQLPANAPIEDRRSAATCLQTRGMLYGVFDGHAGCACAQALSERLFYYIAVSLLPYETLVEMENAVESGRPLHPVLQWHKHPNDYFSKEASRLYFSSLRTYWQELLDLSIPGEQPDVGEALVSAFKRLDNDISLEAQVGDPNAFLHYWVLRVAFSGATACVAHIDGNELHIANTGDGRAVLGVQEPDGSFSALTLTNDHNAQNESEVHRVLSEHPLSEAKTVVKQDRLLGLLMPFRAFGDVKFKWSIELQRRVLESGPDQLHENEHAKFIPPNYHTPPYLTAKPEVTRHRLRPQDRFLVLGSDGLWETLHRQEVVRIVGEHLTGVHQQQPVSVGGFKVTLGQMQGLLQERKARISSTFEDQNSATHLIRYAVGNNEFGLVDHERLSKMLSLPEELARMYRDDITIILVQFNPHVIGGQ